From a region of the Mycolicibacterium sp. MU0050 genome:
- a CDS encoding sulfate/molybdate ABC transporter ATP-binding protein translates to MTGLEVRTRLAHRAVDFDLALDDGHVLAVLGPNGAGKSTLLHLIAGLLRPDDGRITLGDTVITDTAAGVFVPAHARGVALLAQQPLLFPHMTVTANVAYAPRCRRQTRAQARAVAQRWLQTVAAEHLADRKPAQLSGGQAQRVAIARALAAEPAVLLLDEPMAALDVAAAPAVRGLLRDLLRAQRRTAVIVTHDLLDALAIANKVVVVEAGRIVERGAVRDVLTAPRSEFAARIAGVNLISGVAAGSGTIKTAWGTEVSGVIKTAGDIEANSPAVALFSPAAVSVHLDAPHGSPRNVFPVTVAALDVHGNSVRVRSADQPDGTAGISADITAAAVADLDLAPGQRVYFVVKAQEVGLHPALSR, encoded by the coding sequence GTGACCGGCCTCGAGGTGCGGACCCGGTTGGCCCACCGCGCCGTGGACTTCGACCTCGCCCTGGACGACGGCCACGTGCTGGCCGTGCTGGGACCCAACGGCGCCGGCAAGTCCACCCTGCTGCACCTGATCGCCGGCCTGCTGCGACCCGACGACGGCCGGATCACTCTGGGCGACACCGTGATCACCGACACCGCTGCCGGGGTGTTCGTCCCGGCGCACGCGCGCGGAGTCGCGCTGCTGGCGCAGCAGCCGTTGCTGTTCCCGCACATGACGGTGACCGCCAACGTGGCCTACGCGCCGCGCTGCCGGCGACAGACCCGCGCGCAGGCTCGTGCCGTCGCGCAACGTTGGCTGCAAACGGTCGCCGCCGAGCACCTCGCGGACCGCAAACCCGCCCAATTGTCCGGCGGTCAGGCCCAGCGCGTCGCCATCGCCCGGGCGCTGGCCGCCGAACCGGCGGTGCTGCTGCTCGACGAACCGATGGCGGCGCTGGATGTCGCCGCGGCCCCGGCGGTACGAGGGCTGCTGCGCGACCTGCTGCGCGCGCAGCGGCGCACCGCGGTGATCGTGACCCACGACCTGCTGGACGCACTGGCGATCGCCAACAAGGTGGTCGTGGTCGAGGCGGGCCGCATCGTGGAACGCGGCGCGGTGCGTGACGTCCTCACCGCGCCACGCAGCGAATTCGCCGCCCGCATCGCGGGGGTCAACCTGATCTCAGGGGTCGCCGCCGGGTCCGGGACGATCAAAACCGCCTGGGGCACCGAGGTTTCAGGAGTCATCAAGACGGCCGGAGACATCGAGGCGAACTCCCCCGCCGTGGCCCTGTTCTCCCCAGCGGCGGTGTCGGTGCATCTCGATGCGCCGCACGGCAGCCCGCGCAACGTCTTCCCGGTCACCGTCGCCGCGCTCGACGTGCACGGCAACTCCGTGCGCGTGCGCAGCGCAGACCAGCCGGACGGAACGGCCGGCATCAGCGCCGACATCACCGCTGCCGCGGTCGCCGACCTGGACCTCGCACCCGGGCAGCGGGTCTACTTCGTGGTCAAGGCGCAGGAGGTCGGCCTGCACCCGGCGCTGTCCCGTTAG
- a CDS encoding ABC transporter permease, translating to MRLRRATGGPVQVGLPAWIYLPAALGALFVIVPLAAILLRIDWANFVGLITSESSRAALVLSLKTATVSTVVCVLIGVPMAVVLARGRFPGRSVLRALVLLPLVLPPVVGGIALLYTFGRLGLVGQHLETLGIRIAFTTTAVVIAQSFVSLPFLVVSLEGALRSAGHRYESVAATLGARPTTVLRTVTVPLVLPGLASGAVLAFARALGEFGATLTFAGSLQGTTRTLPLEIYLQRETDPDAAVALSLVLIAVAALIVVASASRRLAGPL from the coding sequence ATGAGACTGCGGCGCGCGACCGGCGGACCGGTCCAGGTCGGGCTGCCGGCCTGGATCTACCTGCCCGCCGCCCTCGGCGCGCTGTTCGTCATCGTCCCGCTGGCGGCCATCCTGCTGCGGATCGACTGGGCGAACTTCGTCGGGCTGATCACCTCCGAATCCTCCCGGGCGGCACTGGTTTTGAGCCTGAAGACGGCCACCGTCAGCACCGTGGTGTGCGTGCTGATCGGCGTGCCGATGGCGGTGGTGCTGGCCCGCGGCCGGTTCCCGGGCCGGTCGGTACTGCGCGCGCTGGTGCTGCTGCCGCTGGTACTGCCGCCGGTGGTGGGTGGGATCGCGCTGCTGTACACCTTCGGTCGGCTGGGACTGGTGGGCCAACACCTGGAAACGCTTGGCATCCGGATCGCGTTCACCACCACCGCGGTGGTGATCGCCCAGTCCTTCGTGTCCCTGCCGTTCCTGGTGGTCAGCCTGGAGGGCGCGCTGCGCTCGGCGGGCCACCGGTACGAGAGTGTCGCCGCCACACTCGGGGCGCGCCCCACCACGGTGCTGCGGACCGTGACCGTGCCGCTGGTGTTACCCGGGCTCGCGTCGGGCGCGGTGCTGGCGTTCGCCAGGGCGTTGGGGGAATTCGGCGCCACCCTGACCTTCGCCGGTTCGCTGCAGGGGACGACGCGCACGTTGCCGTTGGAGATCTACCTGCAGCGTGAGACCGACCCCGACGCCGCCGTGGCGCTGTCGTTGGTGCTGATCGCGGTGGCCGCCCTGATCGTCGTCGCCTCCGCGTCCCGACGGCTGGCGGGACCGCTGTGA
- the modA gene encoding molybdate ABC transporter substrate-binding protein, with amino-acid sequence MKRRLRPRRRTAAILAAAALTAGCSGLPPDGASPTAELMVFAAGSLRSVFTDLGAQLEDVEPGTSVRFNFAGSSDLVAQLTQGAPADLFASADPQNMTRAVDAGLVDGEPVVFAANTLTIVTPPGNPKGVASFADLAEPGTSVVVCAPQVPCGAAAEKLEQDTGVTLTPVSEESSVTDVLGKITSGQADAGLVYVTDARLAGDQVTEVSFPESAGARNSYPIAVLEAPDQPELARQFVDLVTGPTGRRLLAEAGFAVP; translated from the coding sequence GTGAAGCGGCGCCTCCGGCCGCGACGGCGCACCGCGGCGATCCTCGCCGCAGCCGCCCTGACCGCCGGCTGTTCCGGCCTGCCGCCCGACGGCGCGTCGCCGACGGCCGAGCTCATGGTGTTCGCCGCGGGGTCGCTGCGGTCGGTCTTCACCGACTTGGGCGCTCAGCTCGAGGACGTCGAGCCCGGCACCTCGGTACGGTTCAACTTCGCCGGCTCCTCGGATCTGGTCGCACAGCTCACCCAGGGCGCTCCCGCGGACCTCTTCGCCTCCGCCGACCCGCAGAACATGACCCGAGCCGTCGACGCGGGTCTGGTGGACGGGGAACCCGTCGTCTTCGCCGCCAACACGCTGACCATCGTCACCCCGCCCGGCAACCCGAAAGGCGTGGCCTCCTTCGCCGACCTTGCCGAACCCGGCACGTCGGTGGTGGTGTGCGCCCCGCAGGTGCCGTGCGGGGCGGCCGCGGAAAAACTGGAACAGGACACCGGTGTGACCCTCACCCCGGTCAGCGAGGAATCGTCGGTCACCGACGTCCTCGGCAAGATCACCTCCGGCCAGGCCGACGCCGGCCTGGTGTACGTGACCGACGCCCGACTCGCCGGCGACCAGGTCACCGAGGTGAGCTTCCCCGAGTCCGCCGGCGCGCGGAACTCCTACCCGATCGCGGTGCTCGAAGCCCCCGACCAGCCGGAACTGGCGCGGCAGTTCGTCGACCTCGTCACCGGTCCGACGGGGCGACGGCTGCTGGCCGAGGCGGGTTTCGCCGTCCCATGA
- a CDS encoding helix-turn-helix transcriptional regulator, translating into MTTLRIKDAAALLGVSDDTVRRWIDAGNLTAEKDDAGRMVIAGEQLAAFAREHAAAPPDPLGIASSARNRMVGLVTDVTVDGVMAEVQLQCGPFTMVSLMSRRSAEELGLAPGSLAVAVVKATNVIVETPRGTS; encoded by the coding sequence GTGACGACCCTGCGGATCAAGGACGCCGCCGCCCTGCTCGGCGTCAGCGACGACACGGTCCGCCGGTGGATCGACGCCGGCAACCTCACCGCCGAGAAGGACGACGCCGGGCGCATGGTGATCGCCGGCGAGCAGCTGGCCGCGTTCGCCCGCGAGCACGCGGCGGCGCCGCCGGATCCGCTGGGCATCGCGAGTTCGGCACGCAACCGGATGGTCGGCCTGGTGACCGACGTGACCGTCGACGGCGTCATGGCGGAGGTGCAGCTGCAATGCGGCCCGTTCACCATGGTGTCGCTGATGAGCCGACGCTCCGCCGAGGAGCTGGGTCTGGCGCCGGGCTCCCTCGCCGTGGCCGTGGTGAAGGCGACCAACGTGATCGTCGAGACCCCGCGCGGGACGTCGTGA
- a CDS encoding organic hydroperoxide resistance protein produces the protein MGIDVVYTAESTASGGGRDGHVRSSDGQIDLDTRPPKEMGGSGEGVNPELLFAAGYAACFLGALRLVAKNEKIALDDASSITAKVGFGKDPNGGFGLNAELIGYLPGLEQNEADELMQQAHGVCPYSKATRGNIDVTLLAKV, from the coding sequence ATGGGCATCGATGTCGTCTACACCGCAGAATCCACCGCGTCCGGGGGTGGCCGCGACGGCCATGTGCGGTCGTCGGACGGGCAGATCGACCTGGACACCCGCCCGCCCAAGGAGATGGGTGGCAGCGGCGAGGGCGTCAACCCCGAACTGCTGTTCGCCGCCGGGTACGCGGCCTGTTTCCTTGGGGCGCTGCGCCTGGTGGCCAAGAACGAGAAGATCGCCCTCGACGACGCCAGCAGCATCACCGCCAAGGTCGGCTTCGGTAAGGACCCCAACGGCGGTTTCGGGCTCAACGCCGAGTTGATCGGCTACCTCCCCGGGCTGGAGCAGAACGAAGCCGACGAGTTGATGCAGCAGGCGCACGGGGTCTGCCCGTACTCCAAAGCCACCCGCGGCAACATCGACGTGACGCTTCTGGCGAAGGTCTGA
- a CDS encoding sensor domain-containing protein, which translates to MRTTLRAALVAALICGPAAALPSALIAHARPSDPGVVNYAVLGKGSVSNIVGGPIGSERVFGAPFQGFSVDVPACNNWADIGLPEVYNDPDLASFNGATAQTTPTDETHFVKQAVGVFANHDAATRAYRRVVDRTAGCNGQTATMRLDNGAVQVWTFNGGTAGPADAAWVKQLAGADRRCFVQTRLRENVVLQAKVCQPGNGGPAANVLAGAMQNTLGQ; encoded by the coding sequence GTGCGGACCACGCTTCGAGCGGCCCTGGTCGCGGCTCTGATCTGTGGCCCGGCGGCGGCGCTCCCGTCGGCCCTCATCGCGCACGCGCGGCCTTCGGACCCCGGCGTGGTGAACTACGCAGTCCTGGGCAAGGGCTCGGTGAGCAACATCGTCGGCGGTCCCATCGGTTCGGAGCGGGTCTTCGGAGCCCCGTTCCAGGGGTTCTCCGTGGACGTCCCCGCCTGTAACAACTGGGCCGACATCGGCCTGCCCGAGGTCTACAACGATCCCGACCTGGCCTCGTTCAACGGCGCCACCGCGCAGACCACACCGACCGACGAGACCCACTTCGTCAAACAGGCCGTCGGCGTCTTCGCCAACCACGATGCGGCGACGCGCGCCTACCGCCGCGTGGTCGACCGGACCGCCGGCTGCAACGGGCAGACCGCCACCATGCGGTTGGACAACGGCGCGGTGCAGGTGTGGACCTTCAACGGCGGCACCGCGGGCCCCGCGGACGCCGCGTGGGTCAAGCAACTCGCCGGCGCCGACCGCCGCTGTTTCGTCCAGACCCGGCTCCGGGAGAACGTCGTGCTGCAGGCCAAGGTGTGCCAACCCGGCAACGGCGGTCCGGCGGCAAACGTGCTGGCCGGGGCCATGCAGAACACGCTGGGCCAATAA
- the egtA gene encoding ergothioneine biosynthesis glutamate--cysteine ligase EgtA, which produces MTFVVAPPDRVRDQHDVCELAGSAEAAEYISAGSLVDGRVGRVGLEIEAHCIDLADPRRRPTWAQIGEVIADVGPLPGGGRITLEPGGAVELSGPPADGPLRAIRAMAADRAVLDAAFAGAGLGLLLLGADPLRPTERINPGPRYAAMERFFAASGTAEAGAAMMTATASVQVNLEAGPAAGWAERVRLAHALGPTMIAIAANSPLLAGRFTGWASTRQQVWGRLDSARCGPVLGASGLDPATDWARYALKAPVMLVLPDATPVEDWVPFADWAERRVLLGDRPPTTADLEYHLTTLFPPVRPRGWVEIRYLDAVPDALWPAVVFTLTALLDDPRAAGVAEVVAPVADAWDTAARLGLRDRRLHESAVACIRMVLDLAPPDLAESMSLLADSVERGRCPADDFADAAVRVGVAPAAVALAQGDS; this is translated from the coding sequence ATGACGTTCGTCGTCGCACCGCCCGACCGGGTTCGCGACCAGCACGACGTATGCGAACTTGCCGGGTCCGCCGAGGCCGCGGAGTACATCAGCGCGGGCAGCCTCGTCGACGGCCGGGTCGGCCGGGTCGGCCTGGAAATCGAGGCGCACTGCATCGACCTCGCCGACCCGCGCCGCCGTCCGACGTGGGCGCAGATCGGCGAGGTCATCGCCGACGTCGGGCCGCTGCCGGGTGGCGGGCGGATCACCCTGGAACCGGGCGGCGCCGTCGAACTGTCCGGGCCACCGGCCGACGGGCCACTGCGAGCGATTCGGGCGATGGCCGCCGACCGTGCGGTCCTGGACGCGGCGTTCGCGGGGGCGGGTTTGGGGCTGCTGCTGCTCGGCGCGGACCCGTTGCGCCCCACCGAGCGGATCAACCCGGGTCCCCGGTACGCGGCCATGGAGCGCTTCTTCGCGGCCAGCGGCACCGCGGAGGCGGGGGCCGCCATGATGACCGCCACCGCCTCGGTGCAGGTCAACCTCGAGGCGGGGCCCGCGGCGGGGTGGGCCGAGCGGGTTCGGCTGGCGCACGCGTTGGGGCCGACGATGATTGCGATCGCCGCCAATTCGCCTTTGCTCGCGGGGCGGTTCACCGGTTGGGCCTCGACCCGCCAGCAGGTCTGGGGCCGGCTGGACTCGGCGCGCTGCGGGCCGGTGCTCGGTGCCAGCGGTCTGGACCCGGCCACCGACTGGGCGCGGTACGCGCTGAAGGCCCCGGTGATGCTGGTGCTGCCCGATGCGACGCCCGTCGAGGATTGGGTACCGTTCGCCGATTGGGCCGAGCGCCGGGTGCTGCTCGGTGACCGCCCACCCACGACCGCCGACCTGGAGTACCACCTGACCACGCTGTTCCCGCCGGTGCGCCCGCGCGGCTGGGTCGAGATCCGGTATCTGGACGCGGTTCCCGACGCACTGTGGCCCGCGGTGGTGTTCACCCTGACCGCCCTGCTCGACGACCCGCGGGCCGCCGGCGTGGCCGAGGTGGTCGCCCCGGTCGCCGACGCCTGGGATACCGCCGCGCGCCTCGGATTGCGCGACCGCCGACTCCACGAGTCCGCCGTCGCCTGCATCCGGATGGTCCTCGACCTGGCCCCACCGGACCTCGCGGAATCGATGAGCTTGCTCGCCGATTCCGTGGAGCGCGGCCGGTGCCCGGCCGACGATTTCGCCGATGCCGCGGTGCGGGTCGGAGTTGCGCCCGCCGCCGTCGCTCTGGCACAAGGAGATTCGTGA
- the egtB gene encoding ergothioneine biosynthesis protein EgtB, whose translation MSIHRHLADGLDRARERTLSLVSFDDDELRRQYHPLMSPLVWDLTHIGQQEELWLLRGGNTSTPGLLEPGVEGLYDAFVHSRASRAALPLLSPAQAHSYLKTVRDKVLDVLDRLPDDDPGFDFGLVISHENQHDETMLQALNLREGTPILGAGDPLPPGRAGVAGTSVLIPGGPFVLGVDAEDEPHSLDNERPAHVVDVPAFRIGRVPVTNAEWQQFVDDGGYQEPRWWSTRGWAHRNEAGLNAPQFWNTGESRGTRTRFGHVEPLPADEPVQHVSYFEAQAYAAWAGARLPTEAEWEKACAWDPRTETRRRYPWGGAPPQAAVANLGGAALRPAPVGAYPGGASAYGVEQLLGDVWEWTSSPLRPWPGFTPMIYERYSQPFFDGDYRVLRGGSWAVAADILRPSFRNWDHPIRRQIFAGVRLAWDI comes from the coding sequence GTGAGCATCCACCGCCACCTCGCCGACGGACTGGACCGGGCCCGCGAGCGCACCCTGAGCCTGGTGAGCTTCGACGACGACGAACTACGCCGGCAGTACCACCCGTTGATGAGCCCTCTGGTGTGGGACCTCACCCACATCGGCCAGCAGGAGGAACTCTGGCTGCTGCGCGGCGGTAACACCTCCACCCCAGGCCTGCTGGAACCCGGTGTCGAGGGTCTGTACGACGCCTTCGTGCACTCCCGCGCCAGCCGCGCGGCGCTGCCGCTGCTGAGCCCCGCCCAGGCCCATTCCTACCTGAAGACGGTGCGGGACAAGGTGCTCGACGTCCTGGACCGCTTGCCCGACGACGACCCGGGCTTCGACTTCGGCCTGGTGATCAGCCACGAGAACCAACACGACGAAACCATGCTGCAGGCGCTGAACCTGCGCGAGGGCACGCCGATCCTCGGCGCCGGTGACCCGCTTCCGCCCGGGCGTGCGGGGGTGGCCGGGACGTCGGTGCTGATCCCCGGCGGCCCGTTCGTCCTCGGCGTCGATGCCGAGGACGAACCCCATTCGCTGGACAACGAGCGGCCCGCCCACGTCGTCGACGTCCCCGCGTTCCGCATCGGCCGGGTGCCGGTGACCAACGCCGAATGGCAGCAGTTCGTCGACGACGGCGGCTACCAGGAGCCGCGGTGGTGGTCGACACGGGGCTGGGCGCACCGCAACGAGGCCGGCCTGAACGCGCCGCAGTTCTGGAACACCGGCGAATCCCGCGGTACCCGAACCCGATTCGGGCATGTCGAACCGCTGCCCGCCGACGAACCCGTCCAGCATGTCAGTTACTTCGAGGCGCAGGCCTACGCCGCGTGGGCCGGCGCCCGCCTGCCCACCGAGGCCGAGTGGGAGAAGGCGTGCGCGTGGGACCCCCGGACCGAGACCCGCCGGCGCTACCCCTGGGGCGGGGCACCGCCCCAGGCGGCCGTGGCCAACCTGGGCGGCGCCGCGCTGCGTCCGGCCCCGGTCGGGGCGTACCCCGGCGGGGCGTCGGCCTACGGCGTCGAGCAGCTGCTGGGCGATGTCTGGGAGTGGACCAGCTCGCCGCTGCGGCCGTGGCCGGGCTTCACCCCGATGATCTACGAGCGCTACAGCCAACCGTTCTTCGACGGTGACTACCGCGTGCTGCGCGGCGGGTCGTGGGCCGTCGCCGCGGACATCCTGCGACCGAGCTTCCGTAACTGGGACCATCCGATCCGGCGGCAGATCTTCGCCGGCGTGCGCCTGGCCTGGGACATCTGA
- the egtC gene encoding ergothioneine biosynthesis protein EgtC: protein MCRHLGWLGTPMSVHSLVLAPPNGLLVQSYAPRRQKHGLMNADGWGVGFYSPELPAGAPARWRSAAPLWGDASFASVAPVLTSGCVVAAVRSATIGMPIEAAACAPFTDGRWLLSHNGIVDRAVLPAPTDAESVVDSAVLAAHIFARGMDRLGETVARVGAADPNARLNILAGDGTRLLATTWGDTLSVLRRPDGVVVASEPYDDHPDWTDVPDRHLVEIYDGQVSLTALKGS, encoded by the coding sequence ATGTGCCGGCATCTGGGTTGGCTGGGGACTCCGATGTCGGTGCACTCGCTGGTGCTGGCGCCGCCGAACGGCCTGCTGGTGCAGTCCTATGCGCCGCGCCGGCAGAAGCACGGCCTGATGAACGCCGACGGCTGGGGCGTCGGCTTCTACTCGCCGGAGCTCCCCGCCGGAGCCCCGGCCCGCTGGCGCAGCGCGGCCCCGCTGTGGGGCGACGCGTCGTTCGCGTCGGTGGCGCCGGTGCTGACCAGCGGTTGCGTGGTGGCCGCGGTGCGCTCGGCGACCATCGGTATGCCCATCGAGGCGGCGGCCTGTGCGCCGTTCACCGACGGCCGGTGGCTGTTGTCGCACAACGGGATCGTCGACCGGGCGGTGCTGCCGGCGCCGACCGACGCCGAGTCGGTGGTCGACAGCGCGGTGCTGGCCGCCCACATCTTCGCCCGCGGCATGGACCGGCTCGGCGAGACGGTGGCGCGCGTCGGCGCGGCCGACCCGAACGCCCGGCTGAACATCCTGGCCGGCGACGGCACCCGGCTTTTGGCCACCACCTGGGGCGACACCCTCTCGGTGCTGCGCCGCCCCGACGGCGTGGTGGTGGCCAGCGAACCCTACGATGACCATCCCGACTGGACCGACGTCCCCGACCGCCACCTCGTCGAGATCTACGACGGACAGGTGAGTCTGACCGCACTGAAGGGATCATGA
- the egtD gene encoding L-histidine N(alpha)-methyltransferase → MTVLLSNHLPADHAARELRNDVRDGLRSTPKSLPPKWFYDATGSDLFDRITRLPEYYPTRAEAAILAERADEIAAVSAADTLVELGSGTSEKTRMLLDALRSRGSLRRFVPFDVDAGILAQAGDALQQRYPEIEINAVCGDFERHLDEIPGGGTRLVAFLGSTIGNLTPGPRAAFLTAVAEVLRPGEMLLLGTDLVKEVPRLVRAYDDAAGVTAAFNRNVLAVINRELRADFDLDDFEHVARWNPMVQRIEMWLRARGAQRVRIGELDLVVEFAEGEEMLTEVSCKFTEDGIAAELAAAGLTRTHWWTDPAGDFGLSLAVK, encoded by the coding sequence ATGACGGTGCTGCTCTCCAACCATCTGCCTGCCGACCACGCCGCCCGAGAACTGCGCAACGACGTCCGGGACGGCCTAAGGAGCACGCCGAAGTCGTTGCCGCCCAAATGGTTCTACGACGCCACCGGAAGCGACCTGTTCGACCGGATCACCCGGCTGCCCGAGTACTACCCCACCCGCGCCGAGGCGGCCATCCTCGCCGAGCGGGCCGACGAGATCGCGGCGGTCAGCGCCGCCGACACCCTGGTGGAGCTGGGCAGCGGCACCTCGGAGAAGACGCGGATGTTGCTCGACGCGTTGCGTTCGCGAGGCTCGCTGCGACGCTTCGTGCCCTTCGACGTCGACGCCGGCATCCTTGCGCAGGCCGGGGATGCGTTGCAGCAGCGGTATCCCGAGATCGAGATCAACGCGGTGTGCGGGGACTTCGAGCGCCATCTCGACGAGATCCCCGGCGGCGGAACCCGGTTGGTGGCGTTCCTGGGGTCCACCATCGGCAACCTCACCCCCGGGCCCCGCGCGGCGTTCCTCACGGCGGTGGCCGAGGTGTTGCGGCCCGGGGAGATGCTGCTGCTGGGCACCGACCTGGTCAAGGAGGTGCCGCGGCTGGTGCGCGCCTACGACGACGCCGCCGGCGTGACGGCCGCGTTCAACCGCAACGTCCTGGCGGTGATCAACCGGGAACTGCGTGCGGACTTCGACCTGGACGACTTCGAGCACGTGGCGCGGTGGAATCCGATGGTCCAGCGCATCGAGATGTGGTTGCGGGCCCGCGGCGCGCAGCGGGTGCGCATCGGCGAGCTGGATCTCGTCGTCGAGTTCGCGGAGGGGGAGGAGATGCTGACCGAGGTGTCGTGCAAGTTCACCGAGGACGGGATCGCGGCCGAACTGGCGGCCGCGGGATTGACGCGCACGCACTGGTGGACCGATCCCGCCGGGGACTTCGGGCTGTCGCTGGCCGTGAAGTGA
- the egtE gene encoding ergothioneine biosynthesis PLP-dependent enzyme EgtE, giving the protein MDEELGRRWRAARPPMAGVHLDSAACSRQSHAAIDTAAQHARHEAEVGGYVAAAAAAPALDAGRAVIGALTGMTASDVVFTTGSLHALDLLLGTWPGERSAACLPGEFAPNLALLAAHGFAVRALPVDGDGRLRVADLAAALRREPPGLVHLDGVTSHRGLAQPIAEAAQICADHGVPLVLDAAQAMIQLDCAVGAAAVYSSSRKWSAGPRGVGFLAVAPELAQRLVRRVPPADWDVPGGALQSFEHAETNLAARLGYSVALGEIAAAGPTALRRRLAAVGAATRAALDGVAGWRVVEPVDEPTAITTLIPPPGVDPVATRAALIAEHGIVTTVAEVARAPFELTGPVLRLSPHVDVTGDDLERVAAALAP; this is encoded by the coding sequence ATCGACGAAGAACTGGGCCGGCGCTGGCGCGCGGCCCGGCCGCCGATGGCCGGCGTGCACCTGGACTCGGCGGCCTGCTCGCGGCAGTCGCACGCCGCGATCGACACCGCCGCGCAGCACGCCCGCCACGAGGCCGAGGTCGGGGGCTACGTGGCGGCGGCGGCCGCCGCCCCGGCGCTGGATGCCGGCCGGGCGGTGATCGGCGCGCTGACCGGGATGACCGCGTCCGACGTGGTGTTCACCACCGGGTCGCTGCACGCGTTGGACCTACTGCTGGGTACCTGGCCGGGGGAGCGCAGCGCGGCCTGCCTGCCCGGGGAGTTCGCGCCCAACCTGGCCTTGCTGGCCGCGCACGGATTCGCCGTGCGTGCCCTGCCGGTCGACGGCGACGGCCGGCTTCGGGTGGCCGACCTGGCGGCAGCGCTGCGCCGCGAGCCGCCGGGGCTGGTGCATCTGGACGGGGTGACCAGTCACCGCGGTCTCGCGCAGCCGATCGCCGAGGCCGCGCAGATCTGCGCGGACCACGGCGTCCCGCTGGTCCTCGACGCCGCGCAGGCGATGATCCAGCTGGACTGCGCCGTCGGCGCCGCCGCGGTGTACTCGTCGTCGCGGAAATGGTCGGCCGGCCCACGCGGCGTCGGCTTTTTGGCCGTGGCGCCCGAACTGGCGCAGCGCCTGGTGCGGCGGGTGCCGCCGGCGGACTGGGACGTGCCGGGCGGCGCGCTGCAATCCTTCGAACATGCCGAGACCAATCTTGCTGCTCGCCTCGGATATTCGGTGGCGCTCGGCGAGATCGCGGCTGCCGGCCCGACGGCGCTACGGCGTCGGCTCGCCGCGGTGGGCGCCGCCACCCGGGCCGCACTCGACGGGGTGGCCGGCTGGCGGGTGGTCGAGCCCGTCGACGAGCCCACCGCCATCACCACGCTGATACCGCCGCCCGGCGTCGACCCGGTGGCCACCCGCGCGGCGCTGATCGCCGAGCACGGCATCGTCACCACCGTCGCCGAGGTGGCCCGGGCCCCGTTCGAGCTGACCGGGCCCGTCCTGCGGCTGTCCCCGCACGTCGACGTGACCGGCGACGATCTGGAACGGGTTGCTGCCGCGCTGGCGCCCTGA
- a CDS encoding class I SAM-dependent methyltransferase, which yields MTSQVIDWDDAYEGNGGFEGPPPWNIGEPQPELAALIEQGKVTGTVLDAGCGYAELSLALAAQGYTVVGIELTAHAVAAARKAADERGLSTATFVQDDITSFTGFDGKFDTIVDSTLFHSLPVEGRDGYQQSVYRAAAPGARYYILVFAKGAFPPEAETKPNEVDEAELRAAVGKYWEIDEIRPAFIHANVPNIPDMPEPPFPRDEKGRMKMPAFLLSAHKPA from the coding sequence ATGACCTCTCAGGTAATCGATTGGGACGACGCGTACGAGGGCAACGGCGGGTTCGAGGGACCGCCGCCGTGGAACATCGGGGAGCCGCAGCCGGAACTGGCCGCGCTGATCGAGCAGGGCAAGGTCACCGGCACGGTCCTCGACGCCGGGTGCGGCTACGCCGAGTTGTCCCTCGCGCTGGCGGCGCAGGGTTACACCGTGGTCGGCATCGAGTTGACCGCGCACGCGGTGGCCGCGGCCCGCAAGGCCGCCGACGAGCGGGGTCTGAGCACGGCCACCTTCGTGCAGGACGACATCACGTCGTTCACCGGCTTCGACGGCAAGTTCGACACGATCGTCGACAGCACGCTGTTCCATTCGCTGCCGGTGGAGGGCCGCGACGGCTACCAGCAATCGGTGTATCGGGCCGCCGCGCCCGGGGCGCGCTACTACATCCTGGTGTTCGCCAAGGGGGCCTTCCCGCCGGAGGCCGAGACCAAGCCCAACGAGGTCGACGAGGCCGAATTGCGCGCGGCCGTCGGCAAGTACTGGGAAATCGACGAGATCCGTCCGGCGTTCATCCACGCCAACGTCCCGAACATCCCCGACATGCCGGAGCCGCCGTTCCCGCGCGACGAGAAAGGCCGGATGAAGATGCCGGCGTTCCTGCTCAGCGCGCACAAACCGGCATAG